A single genomic interval of Suncus etruscus isolate mSunEtr1 chromosome 10, mSunEtr1.pri.cur, whole genome shotgun sequence harbors:
- the PIAS3 gene encoding E3 SUMO-protein ligase PIAS3: protein MAELGELKHMVMSFRVSELQVLLGFAGRNKSGRKHELLAKALHLLRPSAVPGVQMKIKELYRRRFPRKSLGPTDLSLLALPPGAPSGSPGPLAPLAPSLLTPSPLLGLKREADLHPPLQQPVHPDVTMKPLPFYEVYGELIRPTTLASTSGQRFEEAHFTFALTPQQVQQILTSREVLPGAKCDYTIQVQLRFCLCETSCPQEDYFPPNLFVKVNGKLCPLPGYLPPTKNGAEPKRPSRPINLTPLARLSATVPNSIVVNWSSEFGRSYSLSVYLVRQLTAGTLLQKLRAKGIRNPDHSRALIKEKLTADPDSEVATTSLRVSLMCPLGKMRLTVPCRALTCAHLQSFDAALYLQMNEKKPTWTCPVCDKKAPYESLIIDGLFMEILNSCSDCDEIQFMEDGSWCPMKPKKEASEVCPPSGYGLDGLQYSPVQEASPSESKKKIEVIDLTVESSSDDEDLPPAKKHCTATSATIPALSGTKGVLTSAQQPSSVLRSPSMGTLGGDFLSALPLQDYPPAFPLGAEIQGLDLFSFLQTESQHYGPSVITSIDEQDALGHFFQFRGTPSHFLGPLAPALGSSHRGATPAPPAGRVSSIVAPGGALRETHGGPLPSGPSLTGRRPDIISLD from the exons CACATGGTGATGAGCTTCCGGGTGTCTGAGCTGCAAGTGCTCCTGGGCTTCGCAGGCCGCAACAAGAGTGGGCGGAAGCACGAGCTGCTGGCCAAGGCCCTGCACCTGCTCAGGCCCAGTGCCGTGCCCGGTGTCCAGATGAAGATCAAGGAGCTCTACCGCCGCCGCTTCCCCCGCAAGAGCCTGGGGCCCACTGACCTCTCCCTGCTAGCTCTGCCCCCCGGGGCGCCCAGCGGCTCCCCAGGGCCTCTGGCTCCCCTGGCCCCCTCCCTCCTGACCCCCAGCCCCCTGCTGGGCCTCAAGCGGGAGGCAGATCTGCACCCCCCACTACAGCAACCTGTGCACCCCGATGTCACCATGAAGCCCCTGCCCTTCTACGAGGTCTACGGGGAGCTCATCCGGCCTACCACACTCG CGTCCACCTCCGGCCAGCGCTTTGAGGAGGCACATTTTACGTTTGCACTCACTCCTCAGCAGGTGCAACAGATTCTCACGTCCAG AGAGGTTTTGCCGGGTGCCAAGTGTGACTATACCATCCAGGTGCAGCTGAG GTTCTGTCTCTGTGAGACCAGCTGCCCCCAGGAGGACTATTTTCCTCCCAACCTCTTCGTCAAGGTCAATGGGAAGCTGTGCCCTCTACCG GGCTACCTCCCCCCAACAAAGAATGGGGCCGAACCTAAGAGGCCTAGTCGCCCCATCAACCTCACGCCCCTGGCCCGCCTCTCAGCCACCGTCCCCAACAGCATCGTGGTCAACTGGTCATCTGAGTTTGGACGA AGTTACTCCTTGTCCGTGTACCTGGTGAGACAGTTGACCGCAGGGACGCTTCTCCAGAAACTGAGAGCAAAGGGCATTCGGAACCCGGACCACTCCCGGGCACTGA TCAAAGAGAAGCTGACTGCTGACCCCGACAGTGAGGTGGCCACCACCAGCCTCCGTGTGTCACTTATGTGCCCG CTGGGGAAGATGCGCCTGACCGTGCCCTGCCGGGCCCTCACCTGCGCCCACCTGCAGAGCTTTGATGCTGCCCTCTACCTTCAGATGAATGAGAAAAAGCCCACGTGGACATGTCCTGTGTGCGACAAGAAGGCCCCCTACGAGTCTCTGATCATCGATGG TTTATTCATGGAGATTCTTAACTCTTGCTCCGACTGTGATGAGATTCAATTTATGGAAGATGGATCTTGGTGCCCAATGAAACCCAAGAAAGAGGCGTCTGAGGTTTGCCCCCCATCAGGGTATGGGCTGGATG GCCTCCAGTACAGCCCAGTGCAAGAAGCCAGCCCCTCAGAGAGTAAGAAAAAGATCGAGGTAATTGACCTGACAGTGGAAAGCTCATCGGATGATGAGGACCTGCCCCCTGCCAAGAAGCACTGTACTGCCACCTCAGCCACCATCCCGGCCCTCTCCGGGACCAAAGG AGTCCTCACCTCTGCTCAGCAGCCATCATCTGTGCTGCGGAGTCCCTCCATGGGCACGCTGGGTGGGGACTTCCTGTCTGCTCTCCCGCTGCAGGATTACCCGCCGGCCTTCCCTTTGGGGGCTGAGATCCAAG gcttagatttattttctttccttcagacTGAGAGTCAG cactatggCCCCTCCGTCATCACCTCCATCGATGAGCAAGATGCCCTTGGACACTTCTTCCAGTTCCGAGGAACCCCATCCCACTTCCTGGGCCCACTGGCTCCTGCACTGGGGAGCTCGCACCGTGGAGCTACGCCAGCACCCCCTGCTGGACGAGTCAGCAGTATTGTGGCTCCTGGAGGGGCCCTGAGGGAGACCCACGGGGGACCGCTGCCCTCAGGCCCCTCTCTGACAGGCCGAAGGCCAGACATCATCTCCCTGGACTGA